In Nitrospinota bacterium, the genomic stretch CATTACGCCGAGCAACCCTCGGCCCCCTATTCCATGCTGGGGTTCAACGAGGCCCGGCGCACGCTGAACAACAACGTGAACACCACGTTCAACCTAATCTGGTGCGTTATGAAGCACGCGCCGGACTGCCACATAATAAAGCTGGGCACCATGGGGGAATACGGCACCCCCAACATAGACATCGAAGAGGGCTGGATAGACATTGCCCATAACGGCAGGAACGAAAAGTTTCTGTACCCCCGCCAGGCAGGGTCGCTCTATCACACCACCAAAGTGCTGGATACGGACCTGCTGTGGTTCTACGTGAGAGCTTACGGCATCCGCGTTACAGACCTTATGCAGGGGCCGGTTTACGGCCTGTCAACGCCGTTGGCGGACATGGATGAACAGCTGATACCCAATTTCCATTACGACGATATTTTCGGCACCGTGGTGAACCGGTTCATCACCCAGGCCGTGGCTGGCATACCGCTTACAATTTACGGAAAAGGTGGCCAGACCCGTGGGTATTTGAACATAAACGACACCCTCCAGTGCGTGGACCTGGCCATGGCCAATCCGGTGGGCAAAGGGGAATTGCGCATACTAAACCAGTTCACCGAGCTTTTCTCGGTGAACCAGCTGGCGGAAAAAGTGGCCTCGGTGGGGAACCGGCTGGGGCTGAACGTGAAAGTGGCCAACATTGAAAACCCCCGTAAGGAAAAAGAGGAGCATTATTACAACGCCAAACACAGCGGCCTTCTGGAGCTTGGGTTACAGCCCAATTACATGACCGACGATGTGGTGGCCGGAATGCTGGAACGGGTAGCCAAATACAAGGACAGGATAGACAAATCGAAAATCATGCCGCGCATGAGATGGTCGTGACCAGTATTTTTCCAGTCCGGCTTTTCTGGCGCCTGGCTCCGGGTGGATTTTAGGTTGTGTCTCAGTTTGCATCTCAAATAATGGACAGATCCTTCACTTCGCTTGCGCTTCGCTCAGGATGACAATGTTATCAACGGCTTTTATATTGTCATTCTGAGCGTAAGTGAAGAATCTCCCCTGTACTTTCAAACTGAGACACTACAATCATTAATAAATCATGAACACAAAGGCGCTTTTAATACAAAAACGGGATGACATCCTCCGGATAGCCCGGGAGCATGGGGCGCGCGGGATCCGCTTGTTTGGGTCGGTGGCGCGGGGGGAGGAGCTACCCGACAGCGATGTGGATTTCCTGGTGGAGCTGGAAGAAGGGCGTAGCCTGCTTGATCTTGGCGGAATGCAAATGGATCTTCAGGATTTGCTAGGCCGGAAAATTGATATTGTCACCGAAAAAGGGGTGCGCCCCCGAATAAAGGACAGGATTTACAGAGAAGCCGTTCCCATATGAGAGATGACCACCAGCGTTTATTGGATATTCCGGAGGCCATGGGAAAAATTGAAAAGTATTCCGGCGGTGGAAAAACGTCTTTTGAAAATAACGAACTGATCCAGACTTGGGTTATTTATCACCTGCAAATAATGGGTGAAGCCGCCAGCAATATATCAGACACCACAAAGGCAAAGTATCCATCCATCCAGTGGCGTAATATTACCGGTATGCGGAATATCCTTGAACACGGCTACTTCGGCCTTGATAGCGACGTGGTATGGTCTGTCGTGGAGAACGACTTGGCTTTATTAAAGGCAAATCTGCAATCCTGATTTATTTTAAACCGCCGAAATCCACTGTTTCTTCTTAAATGAATTTATTCCGCCTCCTTAAAAGCATCTACCGGAGCGTTCCCCCCTCGTTGCAGGACACGGTTAAGTCCTGCTATTTCGCGGCGCAAGATATGCGTCACGAACGCGCTCTGGGGGCGGGTTTGTTCGAATCCGTTTCAGGAAATAAATCCATAGCCATCACGCTGGCCGCTAAAAAAATAGCGCAGGATAACGCCACCCGGCATGGCGCAAGCCTTAAATACCCGGCGGAACTCGTCATCGTCAATTACATCGGCCAGCTTGGTTGCGGCGGGGCGGAGAAACAGCTTTTCTATCTGGCGGAAAGACTCACAGGGCTAGGTTCAAAAATAACAACCCTAACATCGTCGCCGTTATCGGGGCCAGCC encodes the following:
- a CDS encoding NAD-dependent epimerase/dehydratase family protein, encoding MRVMILGGDGYLGWPTAMMFANNGHDVVVMDNYLRRNMARETSSEALMPNPNLNARADIFKSVTGKSVKVVIGDCADYMELSRVFAGFCPEAVVHYAEQPSAPYSMLGFNEARRTLNNNVNTTFNLIWCVMKHAPDCHIIKLGTMGEYGTPNIDIEEGWIDIAHNGRNEKFLYPRQAGSLYHTTKVLDTDLLWFYVRAYGIRVTDLMQGPVYGLSTPLADMDEQLIPNFHYDDIFGTVVNRFITQAVAGIPLTIYGKGGQTRGYLNINDTLQCVDLAMANPVGKGELRILNQFTELFSVNQLAEKVASVGNRLGLNVKVANIENPRKEKEEHYYNAKHSGLLELGLQPNYMTDDVVAGMLERVAKYKDRIDKSKIMPRMRWS
- a CDS encoding nucleotidyltransferase family protein, which encodes MNTKALLIQKRDDILRIAREHGARGIRLFGSVARGEELPDSDVDFLVELEEGRSLLDLGGMQMDLQDLLGRKIDIVTEKGVRPRIKDRIYREAVPI
- a CDS encoding DUF86 domain-containing protein, with protein sequence MRDDHQRLLDIPEAMGKIEKYSGGGKTSFENNELIQTWVIYHLQIMGEAASNISDTTKAKYPSIQWRNITGMRNILEHGYFGLDSDVVWSVVENDLALLKANLQS